In one Streptomyces marincola genomic region, the following are encoded:
- a CDS encoding GNAT family N-acetyltransferase yields MPALQLLRTDHAPALLAFERENREWFAASVPDRGEEYFARFDERHRALLAEQEAGTCWFHVLVDAAGGIVGRVNLVDAADGGADLGYRIARRAAGRGLATRAVRDVCGLAARRYGLRTLRAATTLDNPDNTASRAVLARAGFTVTGETLLGGSPGLTFRRDLHDLGAAADRNGPAAAG; encoded by the coding sequence ATGCCCGCACTCCAGCTGCTCAGGACAGACCACGCGCCCGCGCTCCTCGCGTTCGAGCGGGAGAACCGCGAGTGGTTCGCCGCCTCAGTACCGGACCGGGGGGAGGAGTACTTCGCCCGCTTCGACGAGCGGCACCGCGCCCTGCTCGCCGAGCAGGAGGCGGGGACCTGCTGGTTCCACGTGCTGGTCGACGCGGCGGGCGGGATCGTGGGGCGGGTCAACCTCGTGGACGCCGCGGACGGCGGCGCGGACCTCGGCTACCGGATCGCGCGGCGGGCGGCGGGCCGCGGGCTCGCCACCCGGGCCGTGCGGGACGTGTGCGGCCTCGCCGCCCGGCGGTACGGGCTGCGCACGCTGCGGGCCGCGACAACCCTGGACAACCCGGACAACACGGCTTCGCGCGCGGTGCTGGCCCGCGCGGGGTTCACCGTGACCGGGGAGACGCTGCTGGGCGGGAGCCCGGGCCTGACGTTCCGCCGCGACCTGCACGACCTCGGCGCCGCGGCGGACCGGAACGGCCCGGCCGCCGCCGGCTGA
- a CDS encoding NAD(P)H-binding protein, whose product MTSTSSPQPILVVGGTGTVGRRVVSQLRAKGHAVRVASRSAGRHEDGHPFDWQDRETWDSALAGVRTAFVVPLDGTTLTSPFVDRAVELGVERIVLLSARGIDVPGYADESGGAGYAGTTHRDGEEALRRSGAAWTIVRPGWFNQNFSETFFRDAVLAGELRLPCGDGAATFVDSEDIAAVGVAALTEDGHAGQVYEVSGARALTFTEVAAEISAAAGREVRYVPLTHEEFAAELVADGWDETDAQTWAEALSPLRRGLDEHVSDGVRRALGREPLDFADFARRAAAQGAFTPEPARAGG is encoded by the coding sequence ATGACCAGTACTTCTTCCCCACAGCCCATCCTCGTCGTCGGCGGTACCGGAACAGTCGGCCGCCGGGTGGTGTCCCAGCTGCGCGCCAAGGGGCACGCGGTGCGCGTGGCCTCACGGTCCGCCGGGCGGCACGAGGACGGGCACCCCTTCGACTGGCAGGACCGCGAGACGTGGGACTCCGCGCTGGCCGGGGTGCGCACCGCGTTCGTGGTGCCGCTGGACGGCACCACGCTCACCAGCCCGTTCGTGGACCGCGCGGTGGAACTCGGCGTCGAACGCATCGTGCTGCTCTCGGCGCGCGGCATCGACGTGCCGGGCTACGCGGACGAGAGCGGAGGCGCCGGGTACGCGGGCACGACGCACCGGGACGGCGAGGAGGCGCTGCGCCGCAGCGGCGCCGCGTGGACGATCGTGCGCCCCGGCTGGTTCAACCAGAACTTCAGCGAGACCTTCTTCCGCGACGCGGTGCTCGCGGGCGAGCTGCGGCTGCCCTGCGGGGACGGGGCCGCCACGTTCGTCGACAGCGAGGACATCGCGGCGGTGGGCGTCGCGGCCCTCACCGAGGACGGGCACGCGGGGCAGGTGTACGAGGTGTCGGGGGCGCGCGCCCTCACGTTCACCGAGGTCGCCGCCGAGATCTCCGCGGCGGCCGGGCGCGAGGTGCGCTACGTGCCGCTCACGCACGAGGAGTTCGCGGCGGAGCTGGTCGCGGACGGCTGGGACGAGACCGACGCGCAGACCTGGGCGGAGGCGCTGTCCCCGCTCAGGCGCGGTCTCGACGAGCACGTCTCGGACGGCGTGCGGCGGGCCCTGGGCCGCGAGCCGCTGGACTTCGCCGACTTCGCGCGCCGGGCCGCCGCCCAGGGCGCGTTCACCCCCGAGCCGGCCAGGGCCGGGGGCTGA
- a CDS encoding ATP-binding protein — protein sequence MAAAADSPMLCVGADEAADITFGLALDPAAGEVRLPSKASSARIARALTRRQFQQRWALPAELTDDAVLLVAELVGNAVQHAGATEFGLRLRRRRGWVRAEVRDPSRALPCLLPVREMDVVSGRGLFLVDTLADRWGVDLLANGKCTWFEMRVGPRPPG from the coding sequence ATGGCAGCAGCGGCGGACAGTCCCATGCTCTGTGTCGGGGCGGACGAGGCGGCGGACATCACGTTCGGACTGGCACTCGATCCCGCGGCCGGCGAGGTCCGCCTTCCCTCCAAGGCGAGTTCGGCGCGGATCGCCAGAGCACTGACGCGGCGCCAGTTCCAGCAGCGGTGGGCGCTGCCCGCCGAGCTGACCGACGACGCGGTGCTGCTCGTCGCGGAGCTGGTGGGCAACGCGGTGCAGCACGCGGGCGCGACCGAGTTCGGTCTGCGGCTGCGCCGCAGGCGCGGCTGGGTGCGCGCCGAGGTGCGCGACCCGTCACGGGCGCTGCCGTGCCTGCTGCCGGTCCGCGAGATGGACGTGGTCAGCGGCCGGGGGCTGTTCCTCGTGGACACGCTCGCCGACCGCTGGGGCGTGGATCTGCTGGCCAACGGCAAGTGCACCTGGTTCGAGATGCGCGTCGGCCCCCGGCCGCCCGGGTGA
- a CDS encoding L,D-transpeptidase, translating to MKTGPVAALLGLLLLVLTACSGRSEADERGGEEGQPAGNAAVEITIAPGDGATDVATSGALEVTAAHGTLTEVTVAGPEGESVPGELSEDGTVWRPGEHLANDAEYTVTAVGRNGEGQEEERSASFTTVPADATFTSNWNIADGATVGVGMVLSMTFDTPIEDMAAVRDAVHISTEPAVEVRGHWFGNQRLDFRPEDYWPAGTEVTVGFRVRGVEGAPGVYGTLHQDMSFTVGRSQVTTVDADAKTMEVVRDGETLRTIPVTTGADSTPTWNGKMVITEKYEETRMDGATVGFGGEYDIPDVPHAMRLSTSGTFIHGNYWASAGTFGSENVSHGCVGLQDTQGANDPSTPGSWFFENSLIGDVVEVVNSNDDVIAPDNGINGWNMPWEEWGAGQ from the coding sequence GTGAAAACGGGGCCGGTCGCGGCGTTGCTCGGTCTGCTGCTGCTCGTGCTGACGGCGTGCAGTGGGCGGAGCGAGGCGGATGAACGCGGCGGCGAGGAGGGGCAGCCGGCCGGGAACGCGGCGGTGGAGATAACCATCGCGCCCGGGGACGGCGCCACGGACGTGGCGACCTCGGGCGCGCTTGAGGTCACGGCGGCGCACGGCACGCTGACGGAGGTGACCGTCGCCGGGCCCGAGGGCGAGTCGGTGCCGGGTGAGCTGTCGGAGGACGGGACGGTGTGGCGGCCGGGCGAGCACCTGGCGAACGACGCCGAGTACACCGTGACGGCCGTCGGGCGGAACGGGGAGGGGCAGGAGGAGGAGCGCAGCGCCTCGTTCACGACCGTGCCGGCGGACGCGACGTTCACCTCCAACTGGAACATCGCGGACGGGGCGACGGTCGGCGTCGGCATGGTGCTGTCGATGACGTTCGACACGCCGATCGAGGACATGGCGGCCGTGCGGGACGCGGTGCACATCAGCACGGAGCCCGCGGTCGAGGTCAGGGGGCACTGGTTCGGCAACCAGCGGCTGGACTTCAGGCCGGAGGACTACTGGCCGGCGGGCACCGAGGTGACGGTCGGGTTCCGTGTCCGCGGCGTGGAGGGCGCGCCGGGGGTCTACGGGACGCTGCACCAGGACATGAGCTTCACGGTCGGCCGCAGCCAGGTCACGACCGTGGACGCCGACGCGAAGACCATGGAGGTCGTGCGGGACGGCGAGACGCTGCGGACGATCCCGGTGACGACGGGTGCGGACAGCACGCCGACGTGGAACGGCAAGATGGTCATCACCGAGAAGTACGAGGAGACCCGGATGGACGGCGCCACCGTCGGGTTCGGCGGTGAGTACGACATCCCGGACGTGCCGCACGCGATGCGGCTGAGCACGTCGGGCACGTTCATCCACGGCAACTACTGGGCGAGCGCGGGCACGTTCGGCAGCGAGAACGTGAGCCACGGCTGCGTCGGCCTCCAGGACACGCAGGGTGCGAACGACCCTTCGACGCCCGGATCCTGGTTCTTCGAGAACTCGCTCATCGGTGACGTGGTCGAGGTGGTCAACTCCAACGACGACGTGATCGCGCCCGACAACGGGATCAACGGCTGGAACATGCCCTGGGAGGAGTGGGGCGCCGGCCAGTGA
- the glgX gene encoding glycogen debranching protein GlgX produces MEGPVSQASERAPIDVWPGRPAPLGARFGTGPDGVEGTNFALWAGGAEAVELCLFDDAGRESRCPLEELTHEIFHGFVPGVRPGQRYGYRVHGPWNPAAGARWNAAKLLLDPYARAVDGDFGRLPAEVYGHQRDHRRQDIADTVRDDRDSAPFVPKGVVVHDTETWVDDVRPKTPWADSVIYELHVRGFTMRHPGVPRELRGTFAGLGHPAAVDHLVSLGVTAVELLPVHQFAHEDHLLRRGLRNYWGYNSIGYFAPHAAYSASGTRGQQVGEFKAMVRALHQAGIEVILDVVYNHTAEADAFGPTLSLRGIANGGYYRLADEPRHYADYSGCGNTLHVVQPQVLRLITDSLRYWVQEMGVDGFRFDLAAALARSFHDVDMLSPFLAVIAQDPVLRRVKLIAEPWDVGDGGYQVGAFPPLWTEWNDRYRDTVRDYWRGALPDVRDLGYRLSGSSDLYAWGGRRPYASVNFVTAHDGFTLRDLVTYERKHNEANGEDNRDGTSDNRSWNCGTEGESEDPDVNALRRRQLRNLLTTLLLSTGVPMLVAGDEMGRTQAGNNNGYCQDNEIGWVDWSLRTDPAWRPLLDLTRRLIRTRREHPVLRRRAFFSGRRQGPEGIRDLGWFTAAGKEMTEADWYEPGATLGMFLSGRDIPQRDPKGRPVTDDSFLVILHAGPEPVEFPLPAQPWADAYAVLVDTSLDEQAAAPGTVHHGGARVTVPARSVLLLRALPVAATVPPAASPGA; encoded by the coding sequence CTGGAGGGCCCCGTGTCCCAGGCATCCGAGCGCGCGCCGATCGACGTCTGGCCCGGCCGCCCGGCACCGCTCGGCGCCCGCTTCGGCACGGGCCCCGACGGCGTCGAGGGCACCAACTTCGCGCTGTGGGCGGGCGGGGCCGAGGCCGTGGAGCTGTGCCTGTTCGACGACGCGGGCCGCGAGAGCCGCTGCCCGCTCGAAGAGCTGACGCACGAGATCTTCCACGGGTTCGTGCCCGGCGTCCGCCCGGGGCAGCGCTACGGCTACCGCGTGCACGGGCCGTGGAACCCGGCCGCCGGGGCGCGCTGGAACGCGGCGAAGCTGCTGCTCGACCCCTACGCCCGGGCCGTCGACGGCGACTTCGGCCGGCTGCCCGCGGAGGTCTACGGGCACCAGCGGGACCACAGGCGGCAGGACATCGCCGACACCGTGCGCGACGACCGGGACTCCGCGCCGTTCGTGCCCAAGGGCGTCGTCGTCCACGACACCGAGACCTGGGTCGACGACGTGCGCCCCAAGACCCCGTGGGCCGACTCCGTCATCTACGAGCTGCACGTGCGCGGCTTCACCATGCGCCACCCCGGCGTGCCGAGGGAGCTGCGCGGCACCTTCGCAGGTCTCGGCCACCCCGCGGCCGTCGACCACCTCGTCTCGCTGGGCGTGACCGCCGTCGAACTGCTGCCCGTGCACCAGTTCGCGCACGAGGACCACCTGCTGCGGCGGGGCCTGCGCAACTACTGGGGCTACAACTCCATCGGCTACTTCGCGCCGCACGCCGCCTACAGCGCCTCGGGCACGCGAGGCCAGCAGGTCGGCGAGTTCAAGGCCATGGTCCGCGCCCTGCACCAGGCCGGCATCGAGGTGATCCTCGACGTCGTCTACAACCACACCGCGGAGGCCGACGCGTTCGGGCCCACCCTCTCACTGCGCGGCATCGCCAACGGCGGCTACTACCGGCTCGCGGACGAGCCGCGGCACTACGCCGACTACTCGGGCTGCGGCAACACGCTGCACGTCGTCCAGCCGCAGGTGCTGCGGCTGATCACCGACTCGCTGCGCTACTGGGTGCAGGAGATGGGCGTCGACGGCTTCCGCTTCGACCTGGCCGCCGCGCTCGCCCGCTCGTTCCACGACGTGGACATGCTCTCGCCGTTCCTCGCCGTCATCGCCCAGGACCCCGTGCTGCGGCGCGTCAAGCTCATCGCGGAGCCCTGGGACGTGGGGGACGGCGGCTACCAGGTCGGCGCGTTCCCGCCGTTGTGGACCGAGTGGAACGACCGCTACCGCGACACCGTGCGCGACTACTGGCGCGGCGCCCTGCCCGATGTGCGCGACCTCGGCTACCGGCTGTCCGGATCGAGCGACCTGTACGCGTGGGGCGGGCGGCGGCCCTACGCCTCCGTCAACTTCGTCACCGCCCACGACGGGTTCACGCTGCGCGACCTGGTCACCTACGAGCGCAAGCACAACGAGGCCAACGGCGAGGACAACCGCGACGGCACCTCGGACAACCGCTCGTGGAACTGCGGCACCGAGGGCGAGAGCGAAGACCCGGACGTGAACGCGCTGCGCCGCCGCCAGCTGCGCAACCTGCTGACCACCCTGCTGCTGTCCACCGGCGTGCCGATGCTGGTGGCGGGCGACGAGATGGGCCGCACCCAGGCGGGCAACAACAACGGCTACTGCCAGGACAACGAGATCGGCTGGGTCGACTGGTCGCTGCGGACCGACCCCGCCTGGCGCCCCCTGCTCGACCTGACCCGCCGCCTGATCCGCACCCGCCGCGAGCACCCCGTGCTGCGCCGCCGCGCCTTCTTCTCGGGCCGCCGCCAGGGGCCCGAGGGCATAAGGGATCTGGGCTGGTTCACGGCCGCGGGCAAGGAGATGACCGAGGCCGACTGGTACGAGCCGGGCGCCACCCTCGGCATGTTCCTGTCCGGGCGCGACATCCCCCAGCGCGACCCCAAGGGCCGGCCGGTGACCGACGACAGCTTCCTGGTGATCCTGCACGCGGGACCCGAGCCGGTGGAGTTCCCGCTGCCGGCCCAGCCGTGGGCCGACGCGTACGCGGTGCTGGTCGACACCTCCCTCGATGAGCAGGCCGCGGCGCCCGGCACCGTGCACCACGGCGGCGCGCGCGTCACCGTTCCCGCGCGGTCCGTGCTGCTGCTGCGCGCCCTGCCGGTCGCGGCCACCGTGCCGCCCGCGGCCTCGCCGGGGGCCTGA
- a CDS encoding AMP-binding protein, which yields MTATSGTETFRAARDHLLAHRDDYDTAYATFDWPRPDPFNWALDWFDVIARDNDAPALWIVEEDGSEQVRSFARLSARSDRVAAWLRGHGVRRGDRLLLMLGNQVELWETLLAAMKLGAVVIPATPLFGPGDVADRVLRGGARHIVAGAEHAGKFGEVPADRTRVAVGPPVPGWLAYPAEGAEEEPAPADAFEPDGPTAGGDPLLLYFTSGTTARPKLVEHTHLSYPVGHLSTMYWLGLRPGDVHLNISSPGWAKHAWSNVFAPWNAEACVFVHNYTRFDAAALMRHMDRCGVTSLCAPPTVWRMLIQSDLRRLRRPPRTAAAAGEPLNPEVIERVRAAWGVTVRDGFGQSETTVQVANTPGQPVRPGSMGRPAPGFRVALIDPATGREADEGELCLDLSARPVGLMAGYRGDPERTAEAMAGGYYRTGDIARRDADGHLTYVGRADDVFKASDYRISPFELESVLIEHPAVAEAAVVPSPDPVRLAVPKAYVVLAEGWEPDAATARALFAHSRARLAPFQRVRRIAFAALPKTVSGKIRRVDLREAERAARDGSATPPPGEFRDEAG from the coding sequence ATGACCGCGACTTCCGGCACCGAGACCTTCCGCGCGGCCCGCGACCACCTGCTGGCCCACCGGGACGACTACGACACCGCGTACGCCACGTTCGACTGGCCCAGGCCCGACCCGTTCAACTGGGCGCTCGACTGGTTCGACGTCATCGCCAGGGACAACGACGCGCCCGCCCTGTGGATCGTCGAGGAGGACGGCTCCGAGCAGGTCAGGTCCTTCGCGCGGCTCTCGGCCCGCTCCGACCGCGTCGCGGCGTGGCTGCGCGGGCACGGCGTCCGCCGCGGCGACCGGCTGCTGCTGATGCTGGGCAACCAGGTCGAGTTGTGGGAGACCCTGCTCGCGGCGATGAAGCTGGGGGCCGTCGTGATCCCGGCGACGCCGCTGTTCGGCCCCGGCGACGTGGCCGACCGCGTCCTGCGCGGCGGGGCGCGGCACATCGTCGCGGGCGCGGAGCACGCGGGGAAGTTCGGCGAGGTGCCGGCCGACAGGACGCGCGTCGCCGTGGGCCCGCCCGTGCCCGGCTGGCTCGCCTACCCGGCCGAAGGGGCGGAGGAGGAGCCGGCGCCGGCCGACGCGTTCGAGCCGGACGGGCCGACCGCGGGCGGCGACCCGCTGCTGCTCTACTTCACCTCGGGCACCACCGCCCGCCCCAAGCTCGTCGAGCACACCCACCTGTCCTACCCCGTCGGCCACCTCTCCACGATGTACTGGCTCGGCCTGCGGCCGGGGGACGTGCACCTCAACATCTCCTCGCCCGGCTGGGCCAAGCACGCCTGGAGCAACGTGTTCGCGCCGTGGAACGCGGAGGCCTGCGTGTTCGTCCACAACTACACGCGGTTCGACGCCGCCGCCCTCATGCGGCACATGGACCGCTGCGGCGTCACCAGCCTGTGCGCGCCACCCACCGTGTGGCGCATGCTGATCCAGTCCGACCTGCGGCGGCTGCGCCGCCCGCCGAGGACCGCCGCGGCCGCGGGGGAGCCGCTGAACCCCGAGGTGATCGAGCGGGTGCGCGCCGCGTGGGGCGTCACCGTCCGCGACGGGTTCGGGCAGAGCGAGACCACGGTCCAGGTGGCCAACACGCCGGGCCAGCCGGTGCGGCCCGGCTCCATGGGCCGGCCGGCGCCCGGCTTCCGGGTGGCGCTGATCGACCCGGCCACCGGCCGCGAGGCGGACGAGGGCGAGCTGTGCCTCGACCTGTCCGCGCGGCCCGTCGGCCTGATGGCCGGGTACCGCGGCGACCCGGAACGCACCGCCGAGGCCATGGCCGGCGGCTACTACCGCACCGGCGACATCGCGCGCAGGGACGCCGACGGCCACCTGACCTACGTGGGCCGCGCGGACGACGTGTTCAAGGCGTCGGACTACCGCATCTCCCCGTTCGAGCTGGAGAGCGTCCTGATCGAGCACCCGGCGGTGGCCGAGGCGGCCGTGGTGCCCTCGCCCGACCCGGTGCGGCTCGCCGTGCCCAAGGCGTACGTCGTGCTCGCCGAGGGCTGGGAGCCGGACGCCGCCACGGCCCGCGCGCTGTTCGCGCACAGCCGCGCGCGGCTCGCGCCGTTCCAGCGCGTGCGGCGCATCGCGTTCGCCGCACTGCCCAAGACCGTCTCGGGCAAGATCCGCCGCGTCGACCTGCGCGAGGCGGAACGCGCCGCGCGCGACGGGTCCGCCACGCCGCCGCCCGGCGAGTTCCGCGACGAGGCGGGTTAA
- a CDS encoding TerD family protein: MSLNLSKGQAISLAKSDGGSLSAVRMGLGWQAAPRRGLFGSRSREVDLDASAVLFADRQPVDVVFFQHLVSDDGSVRHTGDNLVGGAGQGGDDEAILVDLQRVPVHVDQILFTVNSFTGQTFTEVQNAFCRLVDETNGQELARYTLTGGGQYTAQLMAKVHRRGEGWQMTAIGEPANGRTFQDLMPALIPHL; the protein is encoded by the coding sequence GTGAGTCTCAACTTGTCCAAGGGCCAGGCCATCAGCCTGGCCAAGTCCGACGGTGGCAGCCTCTCCGCGGTGCGCATGGGGCTCGGCTGGCAGGCGGCGCCGCGCCGCGGCCTGTTCGGCTCCCGCTCGCGGGAGGTCGACCTCGACGCCTCCGCCGTGCTGTTCGCCGACCGGCAGCCGGTCGACGTCGTCTTCTTCCAGCACCTGGTCTCCGACGACGGCTCGGTGCGGCACACCGGGGACAACCTCGTCGGGGGCGCGGGGCAGGGCGGCGACGACGAGGCGATCCTCGTCGACCTCCAGCGCGTCCCGGTGCACGTCGACCAGATCCTCTTCACGGTCAACTCCTTCACAGGACAGACCTTCACGGAGGTGCAGAACGCCTTCTGCCGTCTTGTCGACGAGACGAACGGCCAGGAGCTGGCGCGCTACACCCTCACGGGCGGCGGCCAGTACACCGCGCAGCTCATGGCCAAGGTGCACCGCCGGGGCGAGGGCTGGCAGATGACCGCCATCGGCGAACCCGCCAACGGCCGCACCTTCCAGGACCTGATGCCCGCGCTGATCCCGCACCTGTGA
- a CDS encoding TerD family protein → MTAELIRGQNHPLPETRLEVRVSAGGPVVAGVTLNDEQGRLRDTGWIAHPASPRLPGVEVPRQAAARHRLAVDLDALPAAVHRVNVLLALPSGVGGATRFGALPAPFVAVTALDGREVASYTLLDLDTESAVVAVELYRRNGAWKVRAVGQGWAGGLAALLRDQGLPEADRLAAAIDEAVAGGMARSVAPPPRPADAGRARRAEPVAGQGAQAAPARIDYRHPDRHPAPSSAPAPAPAPAQAPVPAQASAAAPRPVAGDAPGSTPDERLYNQVWGMFEDLARTTAAYRSAVGFADSRMDRALDDVLADPRTRVGPAADEARTRARAERDRLVDRAREAFDRDVAQLVAEAAVVEPALPAVYARWDSPAWSGYRVPAETSAALRLGDLSLPERVDLRIPMLLRLPLQRGLWIDSGRGGRSVESALVDPGELRRLAAHTATDLTTRLLAAHPAGGLSVHVIDPAGAAAEPFAPLTGSGVLAGPPAAGAEGVRAVLARLTQRVDLVQMAVRSGAGDALPPDLDLAEQLLIVHDFPHGFDDRAVTQLRYLADEGPSVGVHLMMIAAREDTRGYGPVLDPLFRALLRLAPVPDNHLADPWVGHAWTYEPPLAPQGSPVPTRVLRLVAAARAAAGQ, encoded by the coding sequence ATGACGGCCGAGCTGATCCGCGGCCAGAACCACCCGCTGCCCGAGACCCGGCTCGAAGTCCGCGTCTCGGCGGGCGGCCCGGTCGTGGCCGGGGTGACGCTCAACGACGAGCAGGGGCGGCTGCGGGACACCGGGTGGATCGCCCACCCCGCCTCGCCCCGGCTGCCCGGGGTCGAGGTGCCGAGGCAGGCGGCGGCGCGCCACAGGCTCGCCGTCGACCTCGACGCGCTGCCCGCCGCGGTCCACCGCGTGAACGTGCTCCTCGCCCTGCCGTCCGGCGTGGGCGGGGCGACCCGCTTCGGCGCGCTCCCCGCGCCGTTCGTCGCCGTCACCGCGCTGGACGGCAGGGAGGTCGCCAGCTACACGCTGCTCGACCTGGACACCGAGTCGGCCGTCGTCGCCGTCGAGCTGTACCGGAGGAACGGCGCCTGGAAGGTGCGGGCCGTCGGCCAGGGCTGGGCGGGCGGGCTCGCCGCGCTGCTGCGCGACCAAGGGCTGCCCGAGGCCGACCGGTTGGCCGCCGCCATCGACGAGGCGGTCGCGGGCGGCATGGCGCGTTCCGTCGCGCCGCCGCCGCGCCCGGCGGACGCCGGGCGGGCGCGCCGGGCCGAGCCCGTCGCGGGGCAGGGCGCGCAGGCCGCGCCCGCGCGCATCGACTACCGGCACCCGGACCGGCACCCCGCGCCGTCCTCCGCCCCGGCACCGGCACCGGCACCGGCCCAGGCGCCGGTGCCCGCACAGGCGTCCGCCGCCGCGCCGCGCCCCGTGGCCGGCGACGCGCCCGGCTCGACACCGGACGAGCGGCTGTACAACCAGGTCTGGGGCATGTTCGAGGACCTGGCGCGCACGACCGCCGCCTACCGCAGCGCCGTCGGCTTCGCCGACTCCCGCATGGACCGGGCCTTGGACGACGTGCTCGCGGACCCCAGGACCCGCGTCGGCCCGGCCGCGGACGAGGCCCGCACGCGGGCCCGCGCCGAGCGCGACCGGCTCGTCGACCGCGCGCGCGAGGCGTTCGACCGCGATGTCGCGCAACTGGTCGCGGAGGCCGCGGTGGTCGAGCCCGCGCTGCCCGCCGTCTACGCCCGCTGGGACAGCCCCGCGTGGTCCGGCTACCGGGTGCCGGCCGAGACCTCGGCTGCGCTGCGCCTGGGTGACCTCAGCCTTCCCGAACGCGTCGACCTGCGCATCCCCATGCTGCTGCGGCTGCCGCTCCAGCGCGGGCTGTGGATCGACAGCGGGCGCGGCGGCCGTTCCGTCGAGTCGGCCCTCGTCGACCCGGGGGAGCTGCGGCGGCTCGCCGCCCACACCGCCACCGACCTCACCACGCGCCTGCTCGCCGCGCACCCGGCCGGCGGTCTGAGCGTGCATGTCATCGACCCCGCGGGGGCCGCCGCGGAGCCGTTCGCCCCGCTGACCGGCTCGGGGGTCCTGGCCGGCCCGCCCGCCGCGGGGGCCGAGGGCGTGCGCGCGGTGCTCGCCCGGCTGACGCAGCGCGTCGACCTGGTCCAGATGGCCGTCCGCAGCGGGGCGGGGGACGCCCTGCCGCCCGACCTCGACCTGGCGGAACAGCTGCTGATCGTGCATGACTTCCCGCACGGCTTCGACGACAGGGCGGTCACGCAGCTGCGCTACCTCGCCGACGAGGGGCCCTCGGTCGGGGTGCACCTGATGATGATCGCGGCCCGCGAGGACACGCGGGGGTACGGCCCTGTGCTCGACCCGCTGTTCCGCGCCCTGCTGCGCCTCGCCCCGGTCCCGGACAACCACCTGGCCGACCCGTGGGTCGGGCACGCGTGGACCTACGAGCCGCCGCTCGCCCCGCAGGGCAGCCCGGTGCCGACCCGCGTGCTGCGCCTCGTCGCCGCCGCCCGCGCCGCGGCCGGGCAGTGA
- a CDS encoding pectate lyase family protein, which produces MFRRTAQGRVRAHGARPRKALVLAGVLAAVTAGTGMAPAGGAAPAPSADGLIGWATENGGTTGGAGGGTVQVDSAGELTDALTESGPLTIEVSGTINLSGMNDVGSDKTIVGRDGATITGGGLDINGQSNVIIQNLTFDDWDDDAINVQEGSTNIWIDHNTFTTGGDGAVDIKRESDFITVSWNHLDGSGKAMLLGHSDNHTADRGHLRVTYHHNWFDGSETRHPRVRFGDPVHVFNNYYYGNEYGVASTEGAGVLVENNYFEDCEDPALVGYAGSDEGDIVARGNHLVGSGAIETAGSVAAIPYAYTLDSATSVKAIVTGGAGAR; this is translated from the coding sequence ATGTTCCGTCGCACCGCACAAGGCCGCGTGCGCGCCCATGGCGCACGCCCCCGCAAGGCCCTGGTCCTGGCCGGTGTCCTCGCCGCCGTCACGGCCGGCACGGGCATGGCCCCCGCCGGCGGCGCCGCCCCGGCGCCCTCGGCCGACGGCCTCATCGGCTGGGCCACCGAGAACGGCGGCACGACCGGGGGCGCCGGCGGCGGCACCGTCCAGGTCGACTCCGCCGGTGAACTGACCGACGCCCTCACCGAGTCGGGCCCGCTGACCATCGAGGTCAGCGGCACCATCAACCTTTCCGGCATGAACGACGTCGGCAGCGACAAGACGATCGTCGGCCGCGACGGCGCCACGATCACCGGCGGCGGCCTCGACATCAACGGCCAGAGCAACGTCATCATCCAGAACCTGACGTTCGACGACTGGGACGACGACGCCATCAACGTCCAGGAGGGGTCGACGAACATCTGGATCGACCACAACACGTTCACCACGGGCGGCGACGGCGCGGTCGACATCAAGCGCGAGTCGGACTTCATCACCGTCTCCTGGAACCACCTCGACGGCAGCGGCAAGGCCATGCTGCTCGGCCACTCCGACAACCACACCGCCGACCGCGGCCACCTGCGGGTGACCTACCACCACAACTGGTTCGACGGCAGCGAGACGCGGCACCCGCGCGTCCGCTTCGGCGACCCGGTCCACGTCTTCAACAACTACTACTACGGCAACGAGTACGGCGTGGCCTCCACGGAGGGCGCCGGCGTCCTGGTCGAGAACAACTACTTCGAGGACTGCGAGGACCCGGCGCTCGTCGGCTACGCGGGGTCCGACGAAGGGGACATCGTCGCCCGCGGCAACCACCTCGTCGGCTCCGGCGCGATCGAGACCGCGGGCTCCGTGGCCGCCATCCCCTACGCCTACACGCTCGACAGCGCCACCAGCGTCAAGGCCATCGTCACCGGCGGCGCCGGGGCGCGCTGA